The following proteins are co-located in the Acidimicrobiia bacterium genome:
- a CDS encoding glycosyltransferase family 2 protein, with product MTSIDLSLLLPAYNEAPNLPAVVEEITTQLASTDLDYEIVVVDDGSSDGTIDVLADLGTRYERLRWLSFRRNSGKSEALQAGFALTRGKVVVLMDADGQDDPAAIPTLLAALDGGLDLVTGRRSQRNDRFIKRSTSKLYNWMTSKITGVPGRDFNSGLKAIRRDLVDELDLYGELHRYIPVLAASSGFAVGEVDVPHRARLHGESKFGRARFWRGFFDLVTVKFLTTYKTRPFHILGGVGLGCGGLGSLLLVWMLVDKLNGHAIGSRPALIAGVLFVLVGLQFASLGLLAELIVYRTRGVVVSRPVIAASARVDAGAEDRSRVVSAP from the coding sequence ATGACGTCGATCGACCTGTCGCTCCTGCTGCCCGCCTACAACGAGGCGCCGAACCTCCCGGCCGTGGTCGAGGAGATCACCACGCAGCTCGCGTCGACGGACCTCGACTACGAGATCGTTGTCGTCGACGACGGCAGCAGCGACGGCACGATCGACGTGCTCGCCGATCTCGGCACCCGCTACGAGCGGCTGCGCTGGCTCTCGTTCCGCCGCAACAGCGGCAAGTCGGAGGCGCTGCAGGCGGGCTTCGCGCTCACGCGCGGCAAGGTCGTCGTGCTCATGGACGCCGACGGCCAGGACGACCCGGCCGCGATCCCCACGTTGCTCGCGGCGCTCGACGGTGGCCTCGACCTCGTGACCGGGCGACGCTCCCAGCGCAACGACCGCTTCATCAAGCGGTCGACATCGAAGCTCTACAACTGGATGACGTCGAAGATCACCGGCGTCCCCGGTCGCGACTTCAACAGCGGGCTCAAGGCGATCCGCCGCGACCTCGTCGACGAGCTCGACCTGTACGGCGAGCTCCACCGCTACATCCCGGTGCTCGCGGCGTCGAGCGGATTCGCGGTCGGCGAGGTCGACGTTCCGCACCGCGCGCGGCTGCACGGCGAGTCGAAGTTCGGGCGGGCGCGCTTCTGGCGCGGCTTCTTCGACCTCGTCACCGTGAAGTTCCTCACGACCTACAAGACGCGGCCGTTCCACATCCTGGGCGGTGTGGGGCTGGGCTGTGGCGGGCTCGGCAGCCTGCTGCTCGTCTGGATGCTCGTCGACAAGCTGAACGGCCACGCGATCGGCTCGCGACCCGCGCTCATCGCGGGCGTGCTCTTCGTCCTCGTCGGGCTCCAGTTCGCGTCGCTCGGGCTGCTCGCGGAGCTGATCGTCTACCGAACGCGCGGCGTGGTGGTGAGTCGGCCGGTGATCGCGGCGTCGGCGCGGGTCGACGCCGGCGCCGAGGACCGCTCTCGCGTGGTGTCGGCGCCGTAA